A genomic window from Pecten maximus chromosome 4, xPecMax1.1, whole genome shotgun sequence includes:
- the LOC117325877 gene encoding uncharacterized protein LOC117325877 produces the protein MAPVSAWILVMVWLRIIDSVLSQGPVCTPTTGATPAPTDPPFPQLPQTFQTRIEATLEDKNYTVSAEEYYDGNNNKATLTMYKAGEQFKLIFDYTNNQLFYAYPDGSCKVDNLTADSNNILFGNNEQGGKIHVFTTTGVLHFLQANQIYMGRSTIRGIQCDHWRTCTQWPVLNATFWLDYYFTTQQWVNPAGWPQIPVRAEVTGSKKMTDGTYVPFHHFYDYANFRVEIDATSDVFLTPPGVVCPGRKQTRAVPILKKAYIYREEIVAPINNAITEADVWYDDMYKLVRYDFRPQPNTPPYYNTDAASEIHDFNTGISYNMDKTMGNCTITPITNTSFDASINVTTSISGRPSFILQMKSPGQLFYLDNSYTFEGQRFARDMVCDVFISKRNDFKLGGLTLNATFQFYFLAKTYNEKNNDGNIDQTDTDIPIRLDISVDGIPYNARYNIYDFSQEHPELTKFDIRTCFDIDDKTPFKISFPGTFDDRVRAYREIFLFQSITLVSEATGVSPLRIQGVDFQMEYDQAFFVGTLLEKAPSITKFRKIKGKVLQYHNDKTISYVSQASDCADYCVTSNFTCNSFDYCAQSQVCTLSRSHTEDGTLVASGGSCDHYSRTLGAAFRPEPDLQTVWQKLRNAVVRGLFVLHIQFDTAKVAYKASDISSSVSLGGQRDPSSTGTLKHFRAMHNKYVPNYDDDIETGLSVDDCGAACVAEEVFICNSFEYEWQTGRCFLSHFHPDDDPKKIQNNNGIDLYIRDYTSKFNIQKGTTVLSSSPVIYQGIYDVNECAKLCVDFHEFPCKSFDYCDEIGTCFLGKVHVLDVPKSGIKVSPQCDHYSRQYIDDFQHYQRKLMKMVGDRVITGLSLSECAKACVDEEASGCATFSYCGNYTECRLSGVSLSSAGQSTIQASAYCDIYSRKYYPNGKVYTAPVKAPAPSGYSGGAMAGLAFGMILLGVVLAAVVVVIYLKTSNKTMDDMKISFKRMDENNDS, from the exons ATGGCGCCG GTATCCGCATGGATCTTGGTTATGGTGTGGCTTAGGATAATTGACAGTGTTCTTAGCCAAGGTCCCGTCTGTACTCCAACAACTGGCGCTACACCAGCACCAACTG ACCCGCCATTCCCCCAACTACCACAGACCTTCCAGACAAGGATAGAGGCGACACTTGAAGACAAGAACTACACTGTGTCGGCCGAGGAATACTACGACGGAAATAACAACAAGGCCACTCTTACCATGTACAAGGCTGGCGAACAGTTCAAACTTATCTTTGATTACACCAATAACCAGCTCTTCTACGCCTATC cTGACGGTTCCTGTAAGGTTGACAACTTGACCGCCGATAGCAATAACATTCTATTTGGAAACAACGAACAAGGTGGCAAAATTCATGTTTTCACTACAACCGGAGTACTTCATTTCTTACAGGCAAATCAG ATATACATGGGACGTAGTACGATTCGAGGCATACAGTGTGACCATTGGAGGACCTGCACACAATGGCCTGTCTTGAACGCCACCTTTTGGTTAGATTACTATTTTACaa CTCAGCAGTGGGTAAACCCAGCCGGATGGCCACAGATACCTGTTAGAGCAGAGGTTACTGGATCTAAGAAAATGACTGATGGAACCTATGTACCATTTCATCACTTCTACGACTATGCAAACTTCCGAGTAGAAATTGACGCCACGAGTGACGTATTTCTG ACACCGCCTGGAGTGGTGTGTCCGGGGAGGAAGCAGACGAGGGCTGTTCCGATTTTAAAAAAGGCATACATTTATAGAGAGGAGATTGTAGCCCCTATAAACAATGCTATAACAGAGGCGGAC GTTtggtatgatgacatgtacaaACTGGTACGTTACGACTTCCGTCCCCAACCTAATACTCCTCCGTACTACAACACCGACGCGGCTTCCGAAATCCACGATTTTAACACCG GGATTTCCTACAACATGGACAAGACAATGGGCAACTGTACAATTACTCCTATAACAAACACATCCTTCGACGCCAGCATTAACGTCACCACGTCGATAAGTGGCAGGCCGTCATTCATCCTGCAGATGAAGTCACCAGGGCAGTTATTTTACTTGGACAATTCATACACATTTGAAGGCCAG AGATTCGCAAGGGATATGGTTTGTGACGTCTTCATATCTAAACGAAATGACTTTAAGTTGGGAGGACTGACTTTGAATGCTACATTCCAGTTTTACTTCTTGGCA AAAACTTACAACGAAAAGAATAACGACGGAAACATAGACCAGACTGATACAGACATCCCAATCCGTTTGGATATATCCGTCGACGGG atacCGTACAATGCTAGATATAACATTTACGACTTTTCACAAGAACATCCTGAGCTCACCAAATTTGACATTCGTACCTGCTTTGACATCGACGATAAAACACCTTTCAAAATATCTTTCCCAG GAACCTTTGATGATAGGGTGCGCGCCTATCGGGAGATATTCTTGTTCCAGTCGATCACGTTGGTGTCAGAAGCGACCGGGGTATCTCCTCTGAGGATCCAAGGCGTTGACTTTCAGATGGAATACGACCAAGCCTTCTTTGTTGGAACACTGCTGGAGAAGGCCCCATCTATTA CAAAGTTCAGAAAAATCAAGGGGAAAGTTTTGCAGTACCACAACGACAAAACCATAAGCTACGTGTCACAGGCCAGTGACTGTGCCGACTATTGCGTCACAAGCAACTTCACGTGCAATAGCTTCGACTACTGTGCGCAGTCGCAGGTTTGCACACTCAGCAGAAGTCACACAGAGGACGGAACTCTCGTTGCAAGCGGAGGATCGTGTGATCATTACTCAA GAACGCTTGGAGCGGCTTTCCGTCCCGAACCGGATCTGCAAACTGTATGGCAAAAACTCAGAAACGCTGTGGTCCGGGGATTGTTTGTACTCCATATACAATTCGACACGGCAAAG GTGGCCTACAAAGCGTCAGATATATCATCTAGTGTTTCACTTGGAGGACAAAGGGATCCATCGTCAA CTGGCACTCTGAAACACTTCAGGGCCATGCATAACAAGTACGTACCGAACTATGACGATGACATCGAGACTGGCTTGTCTGTGGACGATTGTGGCGCGGCTTGTGTTGCTGAAGAGGTTTTTATCTGTAACTCGTTCGAATACGAATGGCAAACTGGACGCTGCTTCCTTTCTCACTTCCACCCAGACGACGACCcaaagaaaattcaaaataataacGGCATCGATCTATACATTC GTGACTATACATCCAAGTTTAACATCCAGAAAGGAACTACTGTTCTGTCCTCCTCTCCAGTAATTTATCAGGGTATATACGATGTTAATGAGTGCGCAAAATTGTGCGTCGACTTCCACGAATTCCCCTGCAAGTCCTTCGACTATTGTGATGAAATAGGCACATGCTTCCTTGGAAAGGTCCATGTCCTTGATGTGCCAAAGTCTGGGATAAAAGTTTCCCCACAGTGTGATCACTATTCAA GACAGTACATTGACGACTTTCAGCATTATCAGAGAAAGTTGATGAAAATGGTGGGCGACAGAGTCATCACTGGGCTTTCTCTATCGGAATGTGCTAAAGCTTGTGTGGATGAAGAGGCATCAGGCTGTGCCACATTCTCCTACTGTGGAAATTACACGGAGTGCCGGCTTAGCGGAGTTTCTTTAAGTTCTGCTGGCCAGTCTACCATTCAGGCCAGTGcttattgtgatatatactcCA GAAAGTACTATCCGAACGGAAAGGTCTACACGGCTCCAGTTAAGGCGCCTGCTCCGTCGGGATATAGCGGAG